A window of the Butyricimonas faecalis genome harbors these coding sequences:
- a CDS encoding SIR2 family protein → MMEKTVYFLGSGFSKEAGGLVQNEIIKTILDEDFTRGNERLIKAKDNFIGFLKEELHIYEDHYCNVQLEDIFTPIDRCIWDGLSIGRYSSRGLVELREEFNALMGAAVNYSFKKNRACCDYIDEFAEYVNQIARQRMVDGVDRVAVITTNWDVMFDHALKRAIENGHPEKLSVVDYCCYVSSWEANDDTIKPGLLAVGYGGYNIKLLKLHGSMNWFQCPMCQRMYVRFGEEIEIMKAAYCRHCRKNYGMPEINSIKLQSNLLLPTYLKNLSNIQIKLVWQNAAIELSEATRIVFIGYSLPAADFEIRQLLARMIRPDAEIQVVLYPYNPRVEAEAERYRNFFGSRISEGDIMRLTVPEYVGKLKEI, encoded by the coding sequence ATGATGGAGAAGACGGTTTATTTTTTGGGGTCTGGTTTTTCTAAGGAGGCTGGAGGGCTAGTTCAGAACGAAATTATTAAAACAATTTTAGATGAGGATTTTACGCGAGGTAACGAGCGTTTAATTAAAGCCAAGGATAATTTTATAGGCTTTCTGAAGGAGGAGTTACATATTTATGAGGATCATTATTGTAATGTACAATTAGAGGATATATTCACGCCGATAGACCGTTGTATATGGGATGGACTTTCTATTGGTCGTTATAGTTCGAGGGGGTTGGTGGAACTGCGGGAGGAGTTTAACGCGCTGATGGGAGCCGCGGTGAATTATAGTTTCAAGAAAAACCGGGCTTGCTGTGATTATATAGATGAGTTCGCGGAATATGTAAACCAGATTGCCCGGCAGCGTATGGTGGACGGGGTGGATCGGGTGGCCGTGATCACAACCAATTGGGATGTGATGTTTGATCACGCGTTGAAACGGGCGATTGAGAACGGGCACCCGGAGAAATTGAGCGTGGTGGATTACTGTTGTTACGTGAGTTCTTGGGAGGCGAATGATGACACGATTAAGCCGGGGTTGCTTGCCGTGGGGTATGGCGGATACAATATTAAATTGTTGAAGTTGCACGGGTCGATGAACTGGTTTCAGTGTCCTATGTGCCAGCGTATGTACGTGCGTTTCGGGGAAGAGATTGAGATTATGAAGGCGGCGTATTGTCGGCATTGCCGGAAAAATTACGGTATGCCGGAGATTAATTCGATCAAGCTGCAGAGTAATCTGTTGTTGCCGACGTATTTGAAGAATCTGAGTAATATTCAAATTAAGTTGGTTTGGCAGAACGCGGCGATCGAGCTGTCGGAGGCCACGAGAATCGTGTTTATCGGCTACTCTTTGCCTGCTGCCGATTTTGAAATCAGGCAGTTGCTCGCCCGAATGATTCGCCCGGACGCGGAAATACAGGTTGTCCTTTATCCCTATAATCCTCGCGTGGAGGCGGAAGCGGAACGTTATCGCAATTTCTTCGGGAGTCGTATTTCGGAGGGGGATATTATGCGGTTGACGGTGCCGGAATACGTGGGGAAGTTAAAAGAAATTTAG
- a CDS encoding START-like domain-containing protein, which translates to MRKRIDLEYIFSSSVTILFSRLSTAPGLAEWFSDDVKHAGNIFTFVWDGIGEEAKLVDMKKNSYVRFKWLDADDEEEFFGFSLHVEPLTEEVALIITDFVDTDEEEDAIELWNKQVEMLHRTVGG; encoded by the coding sequence ATGAGGAAAAGAATCGATTTGGAGTATATTTTCTCATCGTCGGTGACAATATTGTTCTCCCGTCTAAGTACTGCTCCCGGTTTGGCGGAGTGGTTTTCCGATGATGTGAAACATGCTGGTAATATCTTCACGTTTGTGTGGGATGGTATTGGTGAAGAAGCAAAGTTAGTGGATATGAAGAAAAATTCTTACGTGCGTTTCAAGTGGTTGGACGCGGACGATGAGGAGGAATTTTTTGGATTTTCGCTCCACGTGGAGCCTTTGACGGAGGAGGTCGCTTTGATCATCACGGATTTTGTGGATACTGATGAAGAGGAGGATGCCATAGAATTATGGAATAAACAGGTTGAAATGTTACATCGTACGGTTGGCGGATAA
- the fmt gene encoding methionyl-tRNA formyltransferase produces the protein MRELRIVYMGTPDFAVYPLQKLLEAGYKVVAVVTNPDKPAGRGQKIQESPVKKFAVEKGIPVLQPERFRDERFLEELRAFQADLQLVVAFKMLPEVVWNMPPLGTVNLHASLLPDYRGAAPINWAIMNGERCSGVTTFLLKHEIDTGNLIFQERVEIGPNMTAGELHDQLMYTGADLLVKTVEAMTVGNYPLQDQAGLLAGREPKHAPKIFKEDMKVDWTLDLDTIFNHIRGLSPFPTAWTEFRNKKTGETVSLKIFETERIVKEHGKEVGLSTDNKTYLDVLVEGGIIRIKELQLSGKKRMKTEEFLRGFHIEDYSL, from the coding sequence ATGCGTGAATTGAGAATCGTGTACATGGGAACACCGGATTTTGCGGTGTATCCGTTACAGAAGTTGCTGGAGGCCGGGTATAAGGTCGTGGCTGTCGTGACTAATCCGGATAAACCGGCAGGAAGGGGACAAAAGATTCAAGAGTCTCCCGTGAAGAAGTTTGCCGTGGAGAAGGGGATTCCCGTGTTGCAGCCGGAGCGTTTTCGGGATGAACGGTTCTTGGAGGAATTGAGGGCTTTTCAGGCAGATTTACAGCTTGTGGTGGCGTTCAAGATGTTGCCGGAGGTGGTTTGGAATATGCCCCCGTTGGGAACGGTTAATTTACACGCTTCGCTGTTGCCGGATTACCGGGGGGCAGCCCCGATTAACTGGGCGATTATGAACGGGGAGAGGTGTAGCGGGGTGACGACTTTTCTTTTGAAACACGAGATCGATACCGGGAATTTGATTTTCCAGGAACGAGTGGAGATCGGGCCGAACATGACGGCCGGGGAGTTGCACGATCAATTGATGTACACGGGTGCCGATTTGCTGGTGAAAACGGTGGAGGCGATGACCGTGGGGAATTACCCGTTGCAGGATCAGGCTGGGTTGCTGGCCGGGCGTGAACCGAAACACGCACCTAAAATATTCAAGGAGGATATGAAGGTGGATTGGACGTTGGATTTGGATACAATCTTTAATCATATACGCGGACTTTCACCTTTTCCAACCGCATGGACCGAATTCCGAAACAAGAAGACCGGGGAGACCGTGTCGTTGAAGATTTTCGAGACGGAGCGGATCGTGAAAGAGCATGGGAAAGAGGTGGGGTTATCAACGGATAATAAAACTTATCTGGATGTGTTGGTGGAAGGGGGAATTATTCGGATAAAAGAGTTGCAGTTGTCCGGGAAAAAGCGGATGAAGACGGAGGAGTTCCTGCGGGGATTTCATATAGAGGATTACTCTCTGTAA
- a CDS encoding LptF/LptG family permease, with product MKKLHLFMLKSFVGPFVATFFISMFVLIMQFLWRYIDDLVGKGLEGHVISELLFYVSLTLVPMGLPLAVLLASIMTFGSLGENYELTALKAAGISLYRIMKPLIVLIIIFTIAAFFFSNNVLPYANLKAGSLLYDIKRQKPELSLKEGVFINDIEGYSIKVDKIDKKTGMMYDMLIYNHTDRRGNYEMTIADSGIMEADPTGRFMEVELYHGYTYTDEGLKSNNNKTYPFRRVQFDKQYFIIPLGDKDLQRTDEDLFKNSYGMLNIAQLDSTVSALSLRLESRKQRKAHDMLRDNYVKKQERNHKRDSVIREETRGCVRNLDSLYRTFDVEERKNMIDQAVQLARGAQASHMNDLSINKRDEESVRRYNIEWHRKFTLSFACFIFFFIGAPLGGIIRKGGLGAPVVVSIFLFIVYYIIWMMGERAAREGVLEPWQGMWISSVILLPLGAILTYTAMTDSAVMSSESYTNFVKKIIGFFKKKDKNA from the coding sequence ATGAAGAAGCTCCACCTGTTTATGCTTAAAAGTTTTGTCGGTCCTTTCGTGGCCACCTTTTTTATCAGTATGTTCGTTTTGATCATGCAGTTTTTGTGGCGATATATTGATGATCTGGTAGGAAAAGGACTGGAAGGGCATGTGATTTCGGAATTACTTTTTTACGTGTCATTGACACTGGTTCCCATGGGGTTGCCGTTAGCCGTGTTGTTGGCCTCTATCATGACGTTTGGTAGTTTGGGAGAGAATTACGAGTTGACGGCGTTGAAAGCGGCAGGTATTTCCTTGTACCGGATCATGAAACCGTTGATCGTGTTGATTATTATTTTTACGATAGCGGCTTTTTTCTTTTCTAATAACGTGCTTCCTTACGCGAATTTGAAGGCGGGTAGTTTACTGTACGATATAAAACGACAGAAACCGGAGTTGTCGTTAAAGGAAGGGGTGTTTATCAATGATATAGAAGGGTATAGTATCAAGGTGGATAAGATTGATAAGAAGACGGGGATGATGTACGATATGCTGATATACAATCATACGGATAGAAGGGGGAATTACGAGATGACGATAGCTGATTCCGGTATCATGGAGGCAGACCCGACGGGGCGTTTTATGGAGGTGGAGTTGTATCATGGTTACACGTACACGGACGAGGGGTTGAAGTCGAATAATAATAAAACCTATCCTTTCCGACGGGTGCAGTTTGATAAACAGTATTTTATTATCCCGTTAGGCGATAAGGATTTGCAGCGTACAGATGAAGATTTATTCAAGAATAGCTACGGGATGTTGAATATCGCCCAACTGGATAGTACGGTCTCTGCCTTATCCTTACGTTTGGAAAGTCGAAAACAAAGAAAGGCGCACGATATGCTTCGGGATAATTACGTGAAAAAGCAGGAGAGAAATCATAAGCGGGATAGCGTGATTCGTGAAGAAACGAGAGGGTGCGTTAGGAATTTGGATAGCCTTTACCGGACTTTTGACGTGGAGGAACGGAAAAACATGATTGATCAGGCCGTGCAACTTGCCCGAGGAGCTCAAGCGAGTCATATGAATGATTTGTCTATCAATAAACGGGACGAAGAGTCCGTTCGTAGATATAATATCGAGTGGCACAGGAAGTTTACCTTGTCGTTTGCTTGTTTTATTTTCTTCTTTATCGGGGCTCCGCTGGGGGGTATTATCCGTAAAGGAGGATTGGGGGCTCCGGTTGTGGTTTCGATTTTCCTGTTTATCGTGTATTATATTATTTGGATGATGGGGGAACGAGCGGCCCGGGAGGGGGTGCTGGAACCTTGGCAGGGAATGTGGATTTCTTCCGTGATTCTGTTGCCGTTGGGTGCTATATTGACTTACACGGCCATGACGGATTCGGCTGTTATGAGTAGTGAGTCGTATACTAATTTCGTTAAGAAGATCATCGGTTTCTTTAAAAAGAAAGATAAGAATGCGTGA
- a CDS encoding YihY/virulence factor BrkB family protein — MNRLEEHKGISLLLRYKKEILRRMDCLLDLDYHYMVLRRDYGNRFVITEFLQKALSIVVVSFNRFIKDACTISASALTFYSILSFIPLMALAFALAAGFGAREVLEREFMMHVGDNQEFAGQLLEYVTRAIDHAKGGVITGVGIVILLWSVIKVLNSTEMTMNRIWGVRKGRSLRRMFTDYFSIIFIAPILMILVSSLNLLMTGSGWQESFPLISSFLQVLIKLLPYMLVWMLFIFLYMFMPATPVKFKHAFVAAMIAGTVYQIIQWFYIRFQIGMSSYSAIYGTLAALPLLLVWLQLSWSVVLWGTELCYIFRNRHFMYKNELFGDTAWMETLECALKIMKFVARVYVNGDGGPSLGMINKELKINTGKLRIVLQELVDLHILVEAKEEDDYFYYPASDLHAMSVGDIIIRFSRVDESRDAVWKKQFKETVLSGFAGDRLIADSGIQQ; from the coding sequence ATGAACAGATTGGAAGAGCACAAGGGGATAAGTTTGTTGCTTCGGTATAAAAAAGAGATACTCCGTCGTATGGATTGCCTGTTGGACTTGGACTACCATTACATGGTGTTGCGCAGGGATTACGGGAATCGTTTCGTGATCACGGAGTTCTTACAAAAGGCGTTGTCCATCGTGGTGGTTTCTTTCAATCGTTTTATCAAGGATGCTTGTACCATTTCGGCTTCGGCTCTCACGTTCTACTCGATTCTGTCGTTTATCCCATTGATGGCGCTGGCTTTCGCGTTGGCTGCCGGTTTTGGCGCCCGCGAGGTGTTGGAGAGAGAGTTTATGATGCACGTGGGGGATAACCAGGAGTTTGCCGGACAGTTGCTGGAGTATGTCACGAGGGCGATTGATCATGCCAAGGGGGGGGTGATCACGGGTGTCGGTATCGTGATTTTACTTTGGTCGGTGATCAAGGTGTTGAATAGTACCGAAATGACGATGAATCGTATCTGGGGAGTACGCAAGGGACGAAGTTTGCGGCGGATGTTCACGGATTATTTCTCGATTATCTTTATTGCCCCGATTCTGATGATTCTCGTGAGTAGTCTGAATTTGCTTATGACAGGTTCCGGTTGGCAGGAGAGTTTCCCGTTAATCAGTTCTTTTCTGCAAGTTCTGATTAAGTTACTGCCTTATATGCTGGTGTGGATGTTATTTATCTTTCTGTATATGTTTATGCCGGCGACTCCGGTGAAGTTCAAGCACGCTTTCGTGGCGGCGATGATTGCCGGGACGGTTTACCAGATCATTCAGTGGTTTTATATCCGTTTCCAGATAGGCATGAGTTCTTATAGTGCCATATACGGTACGTTGGCTGCCTTGCCGTTGTTGCTGGTGTGGTTGCAGTTGAGTTGGAGTGTCGTGTTGTGGGGTACGGAGTTGTGTTATATTTTCCGGAACAGGCATTTCATGTACAAGAACGAGTTGTTCGGGGATACGGCTTGGATGGAGACTTTGGAGTGTGCACTGAAAATCATGAAGTTCGTGGCTAGGGTGTACGTGAACGGTGACGGGGGACCCAGTTTGGGGATGATTAACAAGGAATTGAAGATTAACACCGGGAAGTTGCGTATCGTGTTGCAAGAGTTGGTGGATTTGCATATTTTGGTAGAGGCGAAGGAGGAGGATGATTATTTTTATTATCCGGCTTCAGATCTTCACGCGATGTCGGTGGGAGATATTATCATTCGTTTTTCGAGGGTGGACGAAAGTCGGGATGCAGTCTGGAAAAAGCAATTCAAGGAGACCGTGTTGTCCGGTTTTGCAGGCGATCGGTTGATCGCGGACTCCGGGATTCAGCAATAA
- a CDS encoding cysteate synthase, which translates to MTSYHLESACCGTTFEDKEWELECPRKDGAALIYANYAKRQFEVRNDLPGIYRYANWMPICRTLEGSGAPVTYKSEGLAAHLGLSNLYITFNGYWPERKAMMKTGSFKECEAFSVCARNNAFTDKIMVVASAGNTARAFGRVCSENHIPLLLCVPEDNLEAIWADGPWNDCVKLVCAASGCDYFDAIHLSNIICEMEFFYPEGGAKNVARRDGMGTTVLSAVEKIGRIPDYYFQAVGSGTGAIAAWEANKRFIADGRFGSHWMKLMVSQNVPFSLMYDAWKAGSRALLPLDENTAREQVKEMCAKVLSNRKPPYSLKGGLYDALVATGGDMFLATNEEAMEAGALFEKLEGIDIEPAAAVALASLMQCVREGRVEKDAVIMLNITGGGIGRYKKEFNPMRQKPDLVFPVNPDPEMVKTKVRELIGK; encoded by the coding sequence ATGACAAGTTATCATTTAGAGTCAGCATGTTGTGGGACTACTTTTGAGGATAAAGAGTGGGAGTTGGAATGTCCCCGTAAGGATGGTGCAGCATTGATCTATGCAAATTATGCAAAACGTCAATTTGAGGTGAGAAATGATCTGCCCGGTATTTACAGGTACGCGAACTGGATGCCTATTTGCCGGACGTTGGAAGGTTCCGGGGCTCCCGTGACTTACAAGAGTGAGGGGTTGGCTGCACATTTGGGACTGTCTAATTTGTACATAACGTTTAATGGGTATTGGCCGGAACGGAAGGCCATGATGAAGACGGGGTCTTTCAAGGAGTGTGAAGCGTTTTCGGTGTGCGCGCGGAATAACGCTTTTACGGACAAGATTATGGTGGTAGCTTCTGCCGGAAACACGGCGAGGGCTTTCGGGCGTGTATGTTCGGAGAATCATATCCCGTTGTTGTTGTGTGTGCCGGAAGATAATTTGGAGGCGATTTGGGCGGATGGGCCGTGGAATGATTGCGTGAAATTGGTTTGTGCGGCTTCAGGATGTGATTATTTTGACGCGATACATTTATCTAATATCATATGTGAGATGGAGTTTTTCTACCCGGAGGGAGGGGCCAAGAACGTGGCTCGTCGTGACGGGATGGGAACCACGGTGTTGTCGGCCGTGGAGAAGATCGGGCGTATTCCGGATTACTATTTCCAGGCCGTGGGTAGTGGAACCGGGGCTATTGCCGCGTGGGAGGCCAATAAACGATTTATTGCCGATGGGCGTTTCGGTTCGCATTGGATGAAATTGATGGTTTCTCAAAATGTTCCTTTCTCGTTGATGTATGACGCGTGGAAGGCGGGTTCTCGTGCCTTGTTGCCTTTGGATGAAAATACAGCCAGGGAGCAAGTGAAGGAGATGTGTGCCAAGGTGTTGTCCAATCGTAAACCTCCTTACTCGTTGAAGGGCGGGTTGTATGACGCGTTGGTGGCAACGGGGGGAGATATGTTCTTGGCAACGAATGAAGAGGCTATGGAGGCCGGGGCGTTGTTCGAGAAGTTGGAAGGGATTGATATTGAGCCGGCGGCAGCAGTTGCTTTGGCCAGTTTGATGCAATGTGTCCGGGAGGGACGGGTAGAGAAGGATGCCGTGATTATGTTGAATATCACGGGGGGAGGAATTGGACGCTATAAAAAAGAGTTTAATCCGATGCGGCAGAAGCCTGATTTGGTGTTCCCGGTAAATCCGGACCCGGAGATGGTAAAAACGAAGGTGAGAGAGCTGATCGGGAAATAA